GACGACCTCGAGGTGCAGGCCGCGCACTGTCCAGAGGTGGAGCAGGGCGGTGGCGACGTCGATCGCGGCCGGCTCGTCGTCGTGCCCGAGCGCCCAGCGGAGGCCCGCGATCAGGTTGTCCTGCTCGGCGGCGCAGTGGTCGAGCGCCTCGACCTGTCCGGGGCCGACGAACCGGCCGGCGAGGGCGACGGCCAGCTCCCGAGCCCAACCGACCAGGCCGGTCATGGCGCAGGCCCGGTTGCCGGCCGCGTCGAGGCGGGCTTCACCGTACTCGCGGACGGTTTCGAGCATCCGGTAGCGGGGCGGGCCCTCTCCCTCGATCAGGGTCAGCAGGGACTGTTCGACGAGCGTCGCCAGGCCGCGTCGTACGTCCGGGGTCTGCGCGACCGCGGCGGCGAGGTCCGCGGTGAACGGCGCGGGGATGACCGCGAGCCGCTGGAGCAGCGCCTGGTCGTCGGGGGTGAGCAGTTCCCGGCTCCAGTCGACCATCGCCCACAGGCTCGCGTGCCGTTCCGGCAGGCCGCGCAGCGCATCGTCGAGCAGCGCGAACCGGTCGGTCAGCCCCGCGAGCACATCGTCGATCGGCATGTGGCGCAGTCGTGCGGCGGCCAGTTCAAGCGCCAGTGGCAGGTTGTCGAGCCGGTGGCACAGCGCGAGCGCCCGCTCGGCGTCCCAGGTCAGCACCGCACCGCCGGCTCTCGCCCGGGACTCGATGAGCCCGAGCGCGTCGGAGTCCGGCAACACGGTCAGTCGGTGGACCGTCTCGCCGGCCAGGCCCAACGGAGCCCGGCTGGTCGCGAGGACCGCGACCTCCGGCGAGGTCACCGCCAGCAGGTCGGCCACGACGGTGGCCGCCGCGTGGAGAACGTGCTCGCAGTTGTCCAGTACGACGAGCCCATCGACGTCCGGTGCCACGGCGCGCAGGCGCTCCTCGGGGCTGAGCACCCTCCGTTCGAGGCCCAGGTTGCCGCCGGTCGCCGAGGTGTCCGCGCCTCCAAGCGCCGCGAGCACCGTGGGCAGCACCTCGTCTGGCGAGCGCAGTCCGGCGAGTTCGACCACCCGTACCGACTGCCCGGCCGCCGCCGCGCGCCGCGCCACCTCGGCGGCGAGCCGGGTCTTGCCCGCACCGCCGGTCGCCACGATCGTCACCAGAGCCGCCTCAGTGAGTGCCGCACGCACCGCTTCGACGTCCTGCTCCCGGCCGACGAGAGCGGTAACCGGGCGGCGCCACGCGGCGGGCAGGGCAATCCGCGCCGGCTGCCGGGGCGGTGCCACGACGGCCGGGGTGGTGAGCTCGCCGCGCAGTAGCGCCAGGTGGACCTGTGTGATCACGGGGGACGGGTCGCTGCCGTACCGGTCGGCCAGTTCGGCGCGCAGCCGCTCGACCACCTCCAGTGCCTCCGCGTCCCGGCCCTGGGCGGCGAGGACCCGGACGAGCAGGGCAGCCGACGGCTCGTCCGGCGGCGTACGCGCGACAAGCCTGCGCAGGTCAGCCTCGTCGTACGGCCCCACACCGGCGAGTGCCGCCTCCGCGCGCAGCGCGGCGACGTCCGCGAACAGGCGCGCGTCCGCGGCGGTGACGAGCTCCGGGACCTCGGGGAACAGGGCACGGGCCTGGTCGGCTGAGCTGCGGGCGGCAAGGACGTCACCGGTCCCGAGTACGGCACGCGCCCGCTCGACGAGCGCCCGCGCCTCGACCGCGTCAACGGTGACCTGCTCGGCGGGCAGGCGGTATCCCGCCGGCACCGCGACCACGGGCAGCCCGAGGCGGCGTACCCGGGACACGAGCGCCTGCACGGCACCGGGCGCGTCGTCGGGGGGCGCGCCGTCCCACACGGCGTCCACGAGCAGCGCGGTGGAGACCGCCCGCCCGCGCGCGTCGACGAGCGCGCGGAGCACCGCCGCAAGCCGCTCGCCCCGGACCGGCCGGCCGTCGACGGCGAGCGGGCCGAGGATCGTGATCTGCACGGACCCAGCATCCCCCACCGGTGGGCCGGGTCGCCGGCCACCCGCTTGTGGTCATCGCTTGCCCCGAGGATCGGGGTTCAGGTCGCGGGACGCATACCCGGAGCCCGAGCGGCTGCTGAAGGCGCGGGGTGGGCCGCCCGCCGATCCGTGGGCGTGTGAGGATGCAGCTCGTGCGTGCCGTGATCTTCGACGAGTTCGGCGTCCGACCCGAGGTCCGTGACGTCCCGGACCCGGTGCCGCCACCCGGGGGCGCCGTCATCCGTGTCGAGGCGACCGGGTTGTGCCGCAGCGACTGGCACGGTTGGCAGGGGCACGATTCCGACATCCGACCGCCACACGTCCCCGGTCACGAGTTCGCGGGCGTCGTCACGGCGGTCGGCACCGGCGTACGCGGCTGGCGGCCCGGCGACCGGGTCACCGCACCCTTCGTCTGCGCGTGTGGGCAGTGCGCGGCCTGCCTGGCGGGCGACCAGCAGGTCTGTGAACGCCAGACGCAGCCCGGCTTCACCCACTGGGGGTCGTTCGCCGAGTACGTCGCGCTGCACAATGCCGACGTCAACCTGGTCCGGCTCCCCGACGAGCTGGACTACCCGGCCGCGGCGGCGCTCGGCTGCCGGTTCGCCACGGCGTTCCGCGCGGTGGTCAGTCAGGGGCGGGTCGGCGCCGGCGAGTGGGTGGCGGTGCACGGCTGCGGCGGCGTGGGACTCTCTGCAGTGATGATCGCCGCGGCCTGCGGCGCGCGGGTGGTGGCGATCGACATCGCCCCCGCCGCGCTCGAGCTGGCCAGGAGCTTCGGTGCCACGGTCTGCCTGGACGGCAGCACCCTCACCGGCCCGGGCGCGGTGGCCGCCGCCGTTCGGGAGGCGACCGGCGGCGGGGCGCACCTGTCGCTCGACGCACTGGGCAGTCACGCCACCTGCATAGCCTCGGTGGAGTGCCTGCGGCGGCGGGGACGGCACGTTCAGGTCGGACTTCTTCCCACCGCCCAGGGCCGTCCGGCCGTGCCGATGGAGCTCGTGATCGCGTTCGAGCTGGAGCTGCGCGGCAGCCACGGGATGGCGGCGCACGCCTACCCGGAGCTACTCGGGCTGGTCACCGCCGGCGTGCTGCGCCCAGCCGAGCTGATCACCCGCACCATCGGCCTCGACGAGGTGCCTCACGCGTTGGCCACGATGGACCAGCCCGGTCACGGGGGAATGTGCCTCATCCACCCCCGATGAAGGGGATGTCCCACGTCACGGCGATGCGGACGTGGCAGCGCTGAGTGCGCCCTCGTTCCCGCTGCGATCCAACGCGGACACGCAGTAGGAGAGCGGGCCGTCGGCTGGGGCGGTGCGGTCGACCCAGCCCGTACCACGGGCGGTGCCGACGAGCCGGGCGGTGTCGCCGTCCACCCGGTAGACGGCGAAGCTCGCGGCGCCGTCCCCCCGCCAGGTCAGCGCCACCCCGCCGGTGTCCGCACGCCGCACGCCGGTGACCGTGGGCGCGGCCGGCGGCGGCGCCGCCGGTAGCTGCGCCATCACGGGTACCAGCGCCGGGCCGGCGTAGTGCGCCGCGCTGTACCGGCTGACCGCCCCGAGTTTGTCGGCCCGCACCTGCCGGGCGCTGAAGTGCACGCTTCCGCTCACCCCGTGCCGGCGGTTGAGCGTGAGCTGGCGGTCCAGCTCGGCCGGGTCGCGCCAGGCGCCACGCTCGCCCACCCGGTAGTCGGCCTGCCCGATGTAGAGCTGCACCCGGGTGCCCTTCACCGTGGCCGCCCACCATGGCAGGAGCTTGGCGTAGTCGGCCTTGTCGAACCCGATGTGCCAGTAGAGCTGCGGTACGACGTAGTCCAGCCACTGCTTTCGTACCCACAGTCGGGTGTCGGCGTAGATGTCGTCGTAGCTCTGCAGACCGGCGGTGGCTGAGCCGGCCGGGTCGGTGCGCGCGTTGCGCCAGATGCCGAACGGGCTGATCCCGAACTTCACCCACGGCTTGATCGCCTTGATCCGTTCGCTCATCTCCCGGACCAGCGTGTTCACGTTGTCCCGCCGCCAGGCGTGTTTGTCCGCGAAGCCCTTGCCGTACCGGGTGAACGCCGCGCCGTCCGGGAAGTCCTGCCCGGCCTCCGGGTACGGGTAGAAGAAGTCGTCGAAGTGCACCCCGTCGACGTCGTACCGCTGGACGGCCTCCAGCATCGCGTCCTCCACGAAGGTGCGCGCTTCGGGAATTCCCGGGTTGAAGTAGAGGCGGCTGCCGGGTCGGTCGGCGCTGGGATAGGTGACCACCCAGTCGCGGTGCCGCCGCAGCGGGTGTGTCGGCGCGAGCTGGTCCAGCTTGGGGCCGGGCCCGCCGACCGTGGCCGGCTGCCCGCCCCGGTACGGGTTGAACCAGGCGTGAAACTCCAGGTTGCGGGCGTGCGCCTCGGCGACCATGAACTCCATCGGGTCCCAGCCCGGGTCGCGGCCGTCGCGTCGTCCGGTCAGCCACTCCGACCAGGGCGCGTAGTTGGACGGCCAGAGCGCGTCCCCGCTTGGGCGCACGTGCACGAAAACCGCGTTGTGGTTGCGTCGCACGGCCAGGTCCAGCCACCCGCGGAACTCCGCCCGCACCGTCTCGGCTGGCAACCCCCGGCGACTCGGCCAGTCGATGTTGTTCACCGTCGTGATCCACATGCCACGCAGTTCGCGGGGCGCCTGGGCCGGCCGACCCGCACAGGTGGGGATGTCGCCCGCCGCGCCGGCGACCGAGTTGCCCCGCTGCGGTGCGCCGCCTTCGCCCGCAACCCGGTCCCGCAACGACCAGGCACCGACCACGATCGCCATGACGAACGCGACGACCACTGCGACGAGCGCTCGGGCACGACGACGGCTATTGGGTGCGGCGGGCGGAGCGGCGGCGGGCATTGCCCCAGTCTGCCCAGGGTTGCCCGGCGGATGAAACACGATGGGCCGTTACTTAACGCTCAGCTAAGTCGGGCCGCTCATGCGGTGGCCGCTTCAGCCCACCCGCTTGCCGGGCCTCGGCGCCCAGGAATGCTGGGGCGTCGAGGCCCGACCGCAGGTCAGCAGTAGAGGTTGGCTCCGGCGGGCACACCGAGGATGGCAACGAACTGCTGGTACTTGGTGACGCGACTCTGCACCTGGGCGGGGTTCCCGCCGTTGCACTCGATCGAGCCGTTGATGCTGCGGATGGTCTCGCCGAACCCGGCGCCGGTGACCATCGCGTTGTGGGCGGTCATGCTGCCCGGTCCGTTCTGGGTCATCCAGTACCAGATGGCGGTCTTCCAGGCCACCGCGGCATCGTTCTGCATTAGCCAGGGGTTGGTCAGCAGGGGCAGCCCGAGGGCGTTCCCGGCGGCGTTGTAGTTGAAGTTCCAGCTCAGCTGGATCGGCCCGCGCCCGTAGTAGGCGGCCTGCCCGGCGGGGCAGCCGTAGGGCTGGCCGGCGTCGCAGTAGTGCGGGTAGTTCGCGGTGTTCTGCTCCACGATGTGGACGAGCCCGCCGGTCTCGTGGTGCGCGTTCGCCAGGAAGGCTGCGGCTTCCTGGCGCTGGACGGTGGCACTGCCGGTCCTGGTGAACGCCGAGTAGGCGTTGAGTGCGGCGACGAGTCCGGAGTACGTGTAGAAGGAGTTGCGTCCCGGGAACATCTGGTTGAACTGGGCCTCGGTGACCACGAAGCCGCCGGGGTTGGTGGGGGGCGGGGTGGTGGGCGGTTGGCCGCCGCAGGTGTAGGGCTCCCAGTACCAGGTGCTGATGGTGGGGTCGTAGCCGGGATTGTCGTGCTCGGCGATGTAGTACAGGCCGTTGGTGAACCGCACGATGGCCCCGGTGGTGTACCAGGTGCCGGCGACCCAGTTCGGGTGGTTGCAGCTTCCAGAGGGCGGCGGGGTGGTGCCGCCGCCGCAGGCGCCGAGATCCTCCCAGACCCCGGTGGTGCCCGGGGGCGCCTCGCTCTGGGTCCACCACTTCGCCTGATAGTTGCGGCCGTTGTGGGAGACCTGGGCGCCTCCCGTGTAGACGGCCGAGGACTGCCACGATGCTGCACAGGCCGCGGCGGATGCGGCCGTCGACGGGATGATTGCCATCAGTCCGCTGGCGACAGCCAGTGCCGCCAGCGCGACCAGGGCGCGCAGTCTCGACATGTGATCACTCCTTCCTGGGATATGACCGGCCGACGACTCGGCCTCACATAGACAGGAGTGACTGTAACATCTTCTGTTCGGAATCTTTACTATTAGTCGAGGGTCGAAGGTCCATGCCGCGAATGCAGCGCTGCCTACTGCAGACACGGCCGGTCGGACGTCCTGCGTCCTGGGCAGCTACCGTCGAAGCGGTAACCAGGGCAGCGGTGCAAGGGGTCGGGTGATGACACGCCGGGACGAGGAGTCGGCATCGCCTCGAGACGGCGGCGGGTTTCTGCGGTGGGTGGAGCTGGCTGAGGGCGACGCGAACGTGTCGGACTATCCGTTCACGTTGCCCGTCGTTGCCGGGCTACGGGCGGCAGGTCGGCTGGAGCTGGATCCAGCGGTGACGTTCCTGGCCGGAGACAACGGCACCGGCAAGTCGACGCTGATCGAGGCGATCGCGGTAGCGGCGGGGTTCAACCCCGAGGGCGGATCAACCAACTTCCGGTTCAGCACCCGCGCCACCGAGTCCGCTCTTGGTGAGCACCTGCAACTAGTCCGCGGGATCAGAAAGCCCCGCACCGGGTTCTTCCTGCGCGCCGAGTCCTTCTACAACGTGGCCACCGAGATCGACCGGCTCGGCGTCGCCGCCGGCTACGGCGGCGCCAGCCTGCACGAGCGATCCCACGGCGAGTCATTTCTCGACCTGGCCACGCACCGGTTCAAGCCCCGAGGCCTCTACCTGCTCGACGAACCGGAAGCCGCCCTGTCCGTGCACGGCTGCCTGGCGCTACTCACCCGCATCCACGATCTCACTCGGGCCGGCTCACAGTTCGTCATCGCCACCCACTCCCCCATCCTGCTGGCCGTCCCGCACGCCCGGATCCTGCAAATCGCACCCAGCGGCGTCATCAGCCATGTCGACTACGACGACGCCCAGCCGGTGCTGCTGACCCGATCATTCCTGGCCAACCCGCAGCGCTATCTGCATCACCTCTTCAGCGACGACGGCTGACCTGAACCAGACATGCATCACCTGGGAAATGGGTCGACCGGCGGGCGGGCAGTTCAGTCCAGGACCGCGGTGGCATCGACCTCGACCAGGAGGTCGGGGCCAGCGAGCGCGCTGACGCCCACCCCGGTGATCGGCGGGACCGGAGTGATTCCCAGCTTCGCGGCTGCCCGGGCAATCCCCTCCACCAGCAGAGACATCTTGTCTGGAGTGAAATCGACGATGTATACGGTCAGCTTCGCGATGTCATCGAAGGAGCCGCCGACCTCAGCCAGCGCGGTGCCGACGTTCAGGTAGCACTGCTCGACCTGAGCGGCGAGGTCGCCCACGCCGACCGTGCCGCCGTCGGCGTCCACGGCGACCTGGCCGGCGAGGAAGACCAGCTTCGAGCCGGTGGCGACTGCCACCTGCCGGTGGGTGTCGACCTTCGGAAGTCCTTCGGGGTTCACCAGAGTGATGGCCATGCGTCCTCCTCGTCGTGGAGCCAACGGGCTCGCTCAGGTCAAAACATAGCATGGCAATGTTATGTATCCTGGTGTGATGGTGAGAACAAAGGATCCGGCCGTCCGCACCTTGCTCGTCGAACGTGCGGCAACGATGCTCCGCACGCGAGAGCCCGTCACCCTCCGCTCACTGGTGGCCGGGACGGGCATGTCAACGATGGCCGTCTACACCTACTTCGGCGGCATGGAGGGCGTATGGAAAGCCCTGCGACAGGAGGGCTTCACCCGCCTGGCAGCGAGGTTCGCTACGGTACCCACCTCCGAGGATCCGGTTCAGGACCTGACGGCCCTGACCGTCGCCTACCTCGGCAACGCCCTGGACCACCCCGACCTGTACCGGGTCATGTTCGACGCGAACTTCGACCTTGAGGACCTCAAGTCCGCAGACGCGACCCTGGAGTACATGGTGCAAGCCGTCGGACGGTCCAGGCAGGTCGGCCGCTTCCGCGCCGGCACCGATCCGCTGGAGGTGGCGACCCAGACCTGGACCGTCGCCCACGGGCTGGCCTCCCTGGTCGCCAACGGTCCACTGTCGTCCCAAACGCTCGCCAACGGCGTCGCCCTCTTGACCGCGCTGTTCATCAACACCGGAGACGATCCCGGCAAATGCCGTTCCTCCGTCGAGAAGGGCTGGAAGCAGTTGCACCTGCCAGCCGGATAGCCCCGTCAAACGACTCGTCCGTTGGCCCGCGCCGGCGGTCAGCGCTGCCAGCGCACGATCCCACCGACCACGGTGAGCGCCACCCTCAGGTCGCGCAGGCCAGCCGGCTCCACGCGGTACGGGTCGGTGCGCAGCGCGATGAAGTCCGCGAGCATCCCGGGAGTCAGCCGCCCCTTCAGGTGCTCCTCGTAGGAGGCGTACGCGCCGGCCTCCGTGAAGCAGTGCAGTGCCGCGTCGAGATCCACCCGCTCGTGCGGGTCCACGCCGCCGGGTGGGGTGCCGTCGGGCTGCTGCCGGGTAACCGCGGCGTGGATGCCGAAGAACGGATCCGGGTCCTCCACCGGGGCGTCCGAGCCGAACGCCACCGTCGCGCCGGCGTCCAACAGGCTGCGCCAGGCGTACGAGGCCAGATCCCGCCCGGCGAGCATCCTGCTGGTCAGCGGGATGTCGCTGGTGCAGTGGGTGGGCTGCATCGAGGCGGTCACACCCAGCCGGGCCAGCAGCGGCACGGGTGCGGCTGCGGCACCGCGGCTGCGAACTCTCCGGCGGCGAGCAGCAGATGCTGGCGATCGCCCGTGCGCTGCTCGGCCAGCCACGGGTGCTGCTGCTCGACGAACCGTGTGAGGGCCTCGCCCCCGACCTGGCGGTGCGGGTCCGCGAACTCATCAGTGGCCTGGCCGCCGACGGGTTGACCGTGCTGCTCATCGAGCAGCAGATCCATCACGCGATCGAGATCGCCGACCGGGTGGCGGTCCTGGAGTACGGCCGGGTGGTCTACGACCGGCCCACGATCGAGGCCCGCGCCGATCCGGCCCCGCTGGCGGCGATGTTGAGCGTCGCCGCCGTCCCGCCGCCCCCCGCCGCCCGACCAAACCCTCGGCTCTGGGCCGACACCCCGTAGACGAGCCAACCCCTCTCGGAGAGGTAGACACCGATGGCAACCGCTGCGAACGATGCTGCGTACACCTTTGACAACGGCTCACCGGACGCCGTCCCACAGATGCATGCGCTGGAGTCCTTCCTGGATCCGATCACGACGCGCCGCCTGGCCCGCCCGCTACTGCAACTCGGGGCGAGCTGCTGGGAGGTCGGGGCCGGTGGTGGCTCGATGGCCCGCCGGATCGCCCGGGCGGTCGGCGACGACGGTCACGTGCTGGCCACGGACATCGACCCCACACACCTCGTGGCGGAGGGCAACCTGCACGTACGCCAGCACGACGTGCGCACCGAGCCGCCACCCGGGGACGCGTTCGAGCTGATCCACGCTCGGCTGGTGCTGTTGCACCTGCCCGACCGACGACGGGTTCTCCGCACGCTCGCCGGCGCGTTGGCTCCCGGCGGGTGGCTGGTGGTCGAGGAGTTCGACTGCACCGCGCCGCTGCGGGTGCTGACCGCACCGACGGACGACGCCGCGAAGCTCTTCGCGCAGGTGATGGACGCCATGATGAGCATCCTGCAGGACCACGGAGCCGACCTGGGGTGGGCGCAGGACGTGCACACCGAGATGGCCCTCTCCGGTCTGACCGACATCGACACCATCACCCACTCGCAGAGCTGGGTCGGCGGTTCGATGGGAACGTCGCTCTACGAGACCAACTCCCGCCAGTTGGAGCCCGACCTGCTCGCGGCGGGGCTGTCAGCCAACCAGCTTCAGGCCTTCCGCAAGCTGGTCCGCGACCCCGGGTTCGCCGTCATGTCGTACCACTTCGTGTCGACGCGGGGCCGTCTACCGGGCCGCGAGAGCAGGTAGGCCACCGCGCGGAGTACGGCGGCGCCGCAGGCGCACCCGCACGGCGCAGCCCGGATCGCAGAGCGGCCGGGCTCCCTCCCAGGGAGCCCGGCCGTCCGCGTACCGGCGGGTCAGTGGTGGCGGCCCTCCCCCACCCGGTAGGTGCGCAGGCTCGGGTCCGCCTTGATCTGCGCCTCGGTGTACTTGATCGTGTCCCAGCCCTTCCCGGAGTAGAGCGCCGTCTGGTCGCCGTACCAGGGGGAATTCGGGTTGGTCGACTGGGAGTAGGTGAGGATCTGCCGCCCGGACGGCCCGTGCGGGCCCAGCTCGACGGCCATCACGAAGGACGAGCCGTGCACCACCTTCGGGTAGCCGACGCCGGGCACCCGGTTGTTGACGATCATGTTGAAGATGCCAGCCTCGGCGCGTCCACCGTGGATCGGTATGCGCCGGTCTCCGCGCGGCTCGGTCTGGACGGTGCCGAGACGGGCGTCGAGCGGGATGCCGGCGAGCCGCTGCACGGCGTCGGCGAGCGCGGTACGCACGGCCGGATTGGCCGTGTCCAGCCGGCGCGGCGTGCGCACCGGGTCGGTGACGGCGAAGGTGTCGGCGAAGCGCAGCCCGTTGGCCAGGACGAACTCGGTGAACAGGTGCGCGCCGCGACTGTCCAGGTCGACGTGCAGGTCCCAGCGGGCCAGTGCGGCGCAGGCGGCGCGCAGGTCGACGCTCGCGCCGTTCGAGGCGGTGCCGGTGGGCTGGGCGGTGCAGAGCGCGACGAGGTCGTCGCGGACCAGTTCACCGCCGTACACCCGGTTGCCGAAGACGGTCCGCCACAGCCGGTCGGCGGTGAACCCACGGCCGGGCAGCCCGTCGGTGCCGGCGAGGCGCTGCTGCACCTGATCCAAACCGAGACGGGTACGCAGGCTGCGCGGGGTGCGTTCGTCGCCGATGATGCGCGAGAAGCCCTCCAGTGGCGCCTTCGGGTTGGCCAGCCAGTAACTGTCGTTGGAGTTGGTGACGTAGTCGGCGCGGATGCTGACCGGCAGATTCGCCGGGCCGAGGATGCCGGGCACGGCGGCGTCCGGGTCGGCGCCGAGCGCGCAGGCCGATCGGGAGCCGTCCAGGACGGCCTGGCCGCTGCTGGCGTAGAGCGGCTGGAACGGCGCTGGAATGCAGGCGGCGGCGAGGGCGTCGGTCACCCGGGGCACCACGGAGTGGTCGGCGTAGAGCGCCTCGCCGCGGGCGTCGGCGGCGATCACGTTGACCCAGGGCAGGAACTGGTAGCGGTCGAGCACCCGATTCAGGTCGCGGACCGTCTCGGCGCGGCCCATCTGCAGCCAGCCGTCGAAGGCCCGGTTGTTGGTGGCGTTGGCGTCGGTGATGGCGTACGCGGTCCCGGCGGTCCAGTCGAAGGTGCCGGGCACCACCACGACCGGCCCGAAGTGGGTGTCGTGGAAGGTCCGGCTGACCGGCACGGTGCCGCCGTTCGGGCCGGGCACCTGGACGGTGACGGTACGGGTGGTCATCTTCCGGGGCTGACCGTCCAGGTAGTACGAGGTGGGATCGCCGGGGACCAGCGCGAGGCGGTGCCAGACGAACCGGCGTGCGGTGGAGACGGTGTGGCTCCAGGCGAGGGTGCGGTTGTGGCCGATCTCGACAATCGGATCGCCGATCAGGGCGGCGCCCTCGACGTCGTAGCGGCCGGGAACCTTGAGGTGCATCCGGTAGAAGCGTTCCGCGCCGTCCCACGGGAAGTGCGGGTTGGCCAGCACCATGCCGCCCCGATTGGCGGTCGCCGCCTCGCCGAGCCCGTACGCGTTGCTGCCCACCCCGGCGGGGGCGCCGTCGCGGGCGGCGAGCACGGCTGCCGCGCCGGGCGCGTCCTGCGCGGCGGCCGGGCCGGTGGCGGTGGGCGGGGCGGCGGCGACGATCCCGTCGAGCAGCGCCCGCGAGCCGGCCCGGATCATGCTGGCCCAGGTGGTGCGCCAGATGTCCAGCTCGGTCAGCGGGCGCACCCAGGGCTTGGCCCGGCACGCCGGGTCGGTGAGCTTCGTCGCGCCGGTGCGGCGCAGGTAGGAGTTGTAGCCGGCGACGAAGCCGCGGATCTGGTCGCGGACGTCGTTGGACGGTGAGTGGATGCCGTCGCGGCGGCCGTCGAGCAGGCGTTGCACCGTCCGGTCGTCGATGGCCTTGCGGAAGAACAGGTCGCTGCGCACGTTGGCGTCGGTCGGGCCGGTCGCGCCGAAGTAGCGGGAGCGCTCGGCGTTGACTGTCACCACCTTCTCGGCGATGACGCAGAGATTGTCCTCCGCCTGCACGTATCCGACGCCGAAGCCGAGGTTGGCGTAGCTCGTGGCGGTGATGTGCGGCACGCCGTAGGACGCGCGGCGGATCTCGGCCGAATAGCCGCGATCACGCTGGTGCGCGCCGGCCGGTGGCGCGCTCAGCCCCACTATGACCAGGCCCAGAGCGGTCACCGCCGCGCCGAGGCGTGTTGCTGTTTTCATCGCATCCTCCCCCCGTCACGTCCCCCAGACGCCGTCGTCAGAGAGACATTCACGTTGGTCGGCATTCTCGTCGCTGCCGTGCCGCCCCGTACACCCCGGCGCGCCGATCGACCGCCCCGGCGCGGTCAGCGGTCGAACAGATACGTTGGTCGACAACCGATAAATGGATCAACATAATGCCTGCTACGGTGGGTTGTGTGTCCACCACCGACCCGTGCGAGCTGCCCGCCGACCGCGAGCGAGGTTCGAACTTCGGCTGGTCTCTCGGCATGGTGCTGCGGCGCTGGCACGAGTACGTCGAGGAGGCGCTGAAGGATCTGCCGCACGGCAGCCGCGGGTATCACATCCTGGCCGTGGTCGTACACGAAGAGGTCCCGACCCAGGCGGCCCTGGCGTCGCGCCTGGTGATCGACCGCAGCGTCCTAACGTACGTGATCGATGACCTGGAGAACGCCGGCCTCATCGAGCGGCAGTTGGACCCGCGCGACCGGCGTGCCCGGCGCATCGTGGCCACCGAGCGTGGGCGGGAGACGCTCGCCGACGCCGAGCAGCGGGTCGCGCACGCCGAGGACCACGTGCTGGCCGGGCTGCCCGAGGAGCAGCGGGCCACCTTCCGCGACTTCGCCGAACGCGCCGCCGAGGCGATCCACACCGCCGCACCCGGCACCGACCCCTGCGCCGCGGTGACGGACGTCCTTCGCCCGGAGGATCAGCCCACCCGCTGACTCAGACCCGACCAGGCGCGACGACCGTTTGCCGTCCCGAACTGGCGGCGGCCCGGTGGTCTCAGTCGGCATCGTCGATCTCCTCTTCGGTCCGCCGGGCACCCGCCGGTGGAATGGGGAAGTTGCGGTTGAAGATGTTGTCCGGGTCGTACGTCGCCTTGATGGCGCGCAACCGGCTGAGGGTCGGCTCGGGAAAGGCGTCCAGGAGCCGTTCCGGACTGGTGTCGGACTCGAAGCTGAGGTACATGCCGTCGAGGTGCTCGTACAGGTCAGCCCAGAGCTTGTCGAGTTGGGACCTGCGGTCCGCGACGGTGGCGGCGAGCACCGAGAAGTTCTGGTCCCGGTGTGCGTAGGCGGTCGCCTCGCGGGCGATGTCGTTGACCGCTCCCCCGACGGAACGGAACTGCATGATCATCACGTCACCCGAGCGGATCATGGCGGCCATGACGTCCGCCGCCTGCGGGGTGATGTGATGCAGCAGGCCACTGTGGCTGTCGGACAGTCCCTGGCCCCGATG
The nucleotide sequence above comes from Micromonospora sp. NBC_00389. Encoded proteins:
- a CDS encoding zinc-dependent alcohol dehydrogenase family protein produces the protein MQLVRAVIFDEFGVRPEVRDVPDPVPPPGGAVIRVEATGLCRSDWHGWQGHDSDIRPPHVPGHEFAGVVTAVGTGVRGWRPGDRVTAPFVCACGQCAACLAGDQQVCERQTQPGFTHWGSFAEYVALHNADVNLVRLPDELDYPAAAALGCRFATAFRAVVSQGRVGAGEWVAVHGCGGVGLSAVMIAAACGARVVAIDIAPAALELARSFGATVCLDGSTLTGPGAVAAAVREATGGGAHLSLDALGSHATCIASVECLRRRGRHVQVGLLPTAQGRPAVPMELVIAFELELRGSHGMAAHAYPELLGLVTAGVLRPAELITRTIGLDEVPHALATMDQPGHGGMCLIHPR
- a CDS encoding BTAD domain-containing putative transcriptional regulator — its product is MQITILGPLAVDGRPVRGERLAAVLRALVDARGRAVSTALLVDAVWDGAPPDDAPGAVQALVSRVRRLGLPVVAVPAGYRLPAEQVTVDAVEARALVERARAVLGTGDVLAARSSADQARALFPEVPELVTAADARLFADVAALRAEAALAGVGPYDEADLRRLVARTPPDEPSAALLVRVLAAQGRDAEALEVVERLRAELADRYGSDPSPVITQVHLALLRGELTTPAVVAPPRQPARIALPAAWRRPVTALVGREQDVEAVRAALTEAALVTIVATGGAGKTRLAAEVARRAAAAGQSVRVVELAGLRSPDEVLPTVLAALGGADTSATGGNLGLERRVLSPEERLRAVAPDVDGLVVLDNCEHVLHAAATVVADLLAVTSPEVAVLATSRAPLGLAGETVHRLTVLPDSDALGLIESRARAGGAVLTWDAERALALCHRLDNLPLALELAAARLRHMPIDDVLAGLTDRFALLDDALRGLPERHASLWAMVDWSRELLTPDDQALLQRLAVIPAPFTADLAAAVAQTPDVRRGLATLVEQSLLTLIEGEGPPRYRMLETVREYGEARLDAAGNRACAMTGLVGWARELAVALAGRFVGPGQVEALDHCAAEQDNLIAGLRWALGHDDEPAAIDVATALLHLWTVRGLHLEVVGWARGLLHVEDPERRRRSATLRGRATGRPLPDADRLAWTCLVIGVNAGISGELRLAVLARRALRTLLAERPAEVSPRLTALASALPGFDESDPEESLKSAAEMIAHPDPYVQALGLFARAAVRENGGMPQASIVDAEQAYRRFEVVGDHWGMAMAAGAVGQFLMPGGEARSAEWLTRSVWHMELVGATQDARSIRVRLDVQLALAGDPEAERRVGETATSGQAEQMDIAQARLGLAHLAWQRARYDEALAHADGVTRTLAEWAGPPPQPRAMLRVAVAVLYVRVAEVRRSSADDAVSQAATLLALAAADALSSRDLPVIGAWALGGAELAAYRGDVGAARELSALGTRIGTHVETFFPPGHGERLIAALGDEEQREPLLAAWRERPVAAAVARIRELMDDLLA
- a CDS encoding glycoside hydrolase family 10 protein translates to MPAAAPPAAPNSRRRARALVAVVVAFVMAIVVGAWSLRDRVAGEGGAPQRGNSVAGAAGDIPTCAGRPAQAPRELRGMWITTVNNIDWPSRRGLPAETVRAEFRGWLDLAVRRNHNAVFVHVRPSGDALWPSNYAPWSEWLTGRRDGRDPGWDPMEFMVAEAHARNLEFHAWFNPYRGGQPATVGGPGPKLDQLAPTHPLRRHRDWVVTYPSADRPGSRLYFNPGIPEARTFVEDAMLEAVQRYDVDGVHFDDFFYPYPEAGQDFPDGAAFTRYGKGFADKHAWRRDNVNTLVREMSERIKAIKPWVKFGISPFGIWRNARTDPAGSATAGLQSYDDIYADTRLWVRKQWLDYVVPQLYWHIGFDKADYAKLLPWWAATVKGTRVQLYIGQADYRVGERGAWRDPAELDRQLTLNRRHGVSGSVHFSARQVRADKLGAVSRYSAAHYAGPALVPVMAQLPAAPPPAAPTVTGVRRADTGGVALTWRGDGAASFAVYRVDGDTARLVGTARGTGWVDRTAPADGPLSYCVSALDRSGNEGALSAATSASP